The window GTGTGTTGCATGCTGGGAGGATTGGAGATGCTGGGCCAGACCAGGCCAGGCCAGGCCAAGGGAAATATGGGAGGAATTTCTAACAGGGGGGAACCTGCTGAAAGATTCCTATTTACTTagactctctttttttttaattgaattgaagaAATAATGCAAAGATTTAGTAGCACACAAAAatggaagctttttttttttttaagttttatgcatttaataaaaagaaagaacaaaacaggCTACTTTAAAAAATTCAAATACATTGTGCAGACCCCCTGCTGCCCTGCATCTATAGCCTAAATACAGCACTGGATCAGCACATGACAACTTGCTGTGCACGCAGCACACGAATGCAATGAATATTTTCCTCAAAGATGATATGAAAGTATTCCTATTTAGGAAATTCACTCCTGGCCCTCAAATGAAATCAAGTTCGAAATGTTTTGACGTTGCTGCCCTCTGGTGGCGCCTGTAGGGATCACAGTTGCAAAAAAAGATTTTAGCTGCAGGCATTCTGGCAGGTCTCTTTAGGAAACTAGAGGGGCGACATAATAAGATTAATTGTGGCTAAAATTGGCGTTACAGTCCAGGCTGCCTTGGCTCACTTGAATACTTGAATGGAGCAGTTGTTAATTTCACGAGTAAAACTTGTGCTTTTCCTGCTATGACCGGATccctctctgctgtggaaaaaggATCAGGCTTTCCGCAGTGCAATTTAACACAGGATAAAGGCTTTTCAAGTGCTTTCTCTGGCTGTTCTACTAAGTGAACAagacttctttgttttttattattgccCAAGCCCCCCTCTTATTTTCCTTACCTGTTTTCCATTCTTCTCCCatgtgtcctcctcctcctggctACCTGTGAACCCAGGTTTGCCCTTGTTGAGTTTTTGCCAGTCAAATGGTGTGCTGTTAGGCTGGGCATCCTGTCTCCTCCTTaagcacttcctgttcctgctcaagTTTCTACGACGACGGCTGACCAGGAATTCCTTATATTGTAACGTTGCAGGAAAGTCATCATCATCACCGTCTTCGCCCTCCGCCTCTTTAGAAGTGGATGACGATGACTCTCCGCCATCAGAGCTCTCGTTGATGACCTGATTGCCAGTCCCACAGTCGTAATCACAGAACACAATGGCGCTTGGGTGGTGTTTTACTACTCTTAGCACGTCCTCTGGTGTATTCATAGATGCAGGCAGACGTTTATGACAACATTTGTCCAGGACTGTTGGGGTCTCTGCAGGGCTCTCGTCTTTCTGCTGAGGTATTTTAGCTCCACAGTCTTTTACATTCTCTGCCTCCATCTGAGAATCACTATGAACAGCTGCTCTGCGATCCAGGGATGACACCTCCATGTCCTGACCTGCTCCAGGAGACATGTCTGAACTCTGTCTGCATTCACAATGTCCATTCTGTCTGAAATCAGACACAGGAGCATCATGCAGGGAGCTCTTGTCCATTTTCAGCTCGTTCCATTTTGTGGTATGACTGGTTACAGGATCCAGAGCACAAAGCAGCAAAGGAACAGACTCAGACATGCTTCTTAGATGGCCGATGGAGGCTTGAGGCAGGAAAGTAGCTCGACCTTGAAGGTCACCCAACAGAAGATCGACAACCTGATGGTAAGTATGCCTGTTTGACTATTCCAGCACAGGCAATGCAGCTGATGGACCTTCATACATCTCTACTGAACCATCTGTAAGGAGCTGAACTGGACCAGCTGCAGCTGATAAACTGAAAGTACGCATGGATGATATTTACAGTTTGGACCAAATTTAAATGGCCCAAAGTTCTTTGATGCCTGAGTTACagagaagaggaaagaaaaacagaaatcggTTAATCaagaatacatttaaaaatccaTCCATTCAATAACCCCTTTATACATAAATTCCAAAACATGAAGGATGTAGCACATAATATACAAATTCATACTCATATATGCAAATTAATCAATATTTTTTGACTGTCAGACGGTTCAATAAGCACTCAGTTGTCAAAACATTTGAATTTTCTGCCAATTATTTCATGAGCCAGCAGGGTCAAACCAGGAGCCCTCTTGCTTTAAGGCAACAGTACCAACCACCGCATCGCCACatgcagttttaaaataaaacagatagattaaaaaaacacatgatTTGAGTATAAATCATTCTCCTACAATGATAAAGCTCCTCCAGTGTTCCTCAGGTGAAACAGAGTGTGCATATTTGGGTAAACTGATCGATGTTCACATGTACGCGGGACGAAAAATATATATGAATGTGTAACAGAGAGCTATTTGTTTTGTAAATGGATGTAGAGGAACTTACGTGAAGCGCTCATGAAACTGCTGCTTGGACAGTTTTCAGAGGCCCATTCTGTGAATTCattagttttgttttaatgAATAACTCTCGGGGTAACGAGCAAAGGTTAGTGCTCCATTAAAATCTGCTGTCGATTCAACACTGCATACAGGACacttaaaatgaattaaaatagcTCAGCGGCAGTGTGCTTTTACAAGATTACTTTAATatgtagaaaaatatttttccatttttagtGAAATTATGTGACTCATATCAGTCACATCATGAATGTGATTGTTGGCTGATTCCTCTGTAACtctgacattttcattatttttcttttctcgcATTTTTCTCAAACGCATTGTTTTTTCCTGCAACATAGCTATTTTTGTCTGGAGCCAACACACCCTTTCCTACCCTGGTTCTCAATGTTTTCGTTGcctttcagacacacacacacagacacactcatttttaaccctCAAATTACATAGAAATACTTATTCACTGTAGAGCACAGAGAGTATTTACATGCAAAAATCCTTTCCAACATAGAGGATTAATGCAGCAATGTCGCAAATGTCACTATTTCCCACATGTTAGCTGAGATGTGAAACATCATCAACATCATTTCAATCCTCTCTAACTGACAGAATATGAGAGAATTTGGGATTCTGACCTACTTCTTAAAAAACGCACACACATAAATGAAAGCACGCTGCAttgtaaacaaacacagactcaTATTTACAACATACCAGACATTTTAGCACAAAGGTTGTGTCACCCAGGAAGTCTTCCCTCAGAGCAGGCTGAAGATCAGGGGGTAGCAGATCTAACAAAGTGACCTGTGCGTTTATACAGCGTGAAACCGACTAAGTTTATGTGGGGAAAGACGTGAAATGCTGAGAGGGGAGGAGAGTGAAAGAAGGGCTGAGGAATGCTTTTCCCTCCTACATTACCTCACCGAGAACACATAGAGAGCTCCACGGGCAGGTGTTTAGATTATTTGTGTAAGCGTGCCTGTCTGAAGTGCGgctgttatttattatttttcatgtgaATGAAAGTTTGTgcaaggcaaaaaaaagaaaaaaagggtaaATGATTCACTCCAGACAAAGGAAATCAAATCTTTTTGTTGGTCGATCGAGCAGATTAAATATCTGCACGAAGACAAACCAGACTCCCTCCCTCCCCTGTTCACTCATTGCTATACAATATGGCCCAGAGCAAAAGATTTTTCACCTCAGAAGCAGATTCCTCAACAGCACATGAGGTAATGCTTCAAACTCTTCTTATCTTCTGTAAATATCTCGCCTTCCAGACTATTTCTAACAGCCTGTGCGCTTTCATCAACAACTGAAAGACCTGTGATATTTACAGAGAAGTGGATGGACTGAAAAGTTTTCAGGATTGtttgaaaacacagattttcCCATTTTGGAGGGAACCTCTGTGGTCTGGGGTGAAGCTCTGCTATTTGTATGTTAACCTTGAAAATGATCCCGCCTGTTGAGGCCCGTTTTTTGGGAGAAGAGGTCCGGACAAGGGGGAAGACCGTAGAAGTCTCTTTGCTTACTGTGACATCAACTTCTCAGggtattacttaattacttaagCCGTTACATTAGGCATCAGCAATGTAATAAAATCCTAATCAGAATAACTTCAAAGTTTCACATCCAAATCTTTGGTTCATCAGGAACATCGTGACTTATTTAAATGTTGAGATTAACATTTACTTTAAATTGTGACGATCGCGAttaatgttttactgttttgaAGAACTTCACATTCATGAGAGCGATCCTGTTTGAAGAATCTTGATAAACCTTCCCCAGATGTTTCACAGCTCCACTGTGCTGTGATGATTTATCTCCAGTCTATTAATAAAACATGCACGTATTTCAATACAAGCTACGCTAACCTGCTGAGACACGCTTCGTGTAGCATTCCTGTGAAAAAAAAGGTATAGTCGCCTGGATCAGGTTGAGCagagtaaaaagaaaagaataaaaacaaaatggagAAAAACAGACATCAAGGTCATGTTTGATGGGTAAAGTTTGAATGtttagagggaaaaaaaacatgtttctggTATTTTAAGTGTACAAATCAATTCCACGGAGGGGTCACACCAAACATTTATGAGGAGTAGCTGCAGAAAGAAATAACTGCTTTATCTTGACAGTGTTGAATGTATATACTGTTTGAAATGCAAAAGAGAATAAATCCTCATTTTGACAGCAAACATTCAGTCAGATCAGAGAAGAAAAACGACCTTTTGAACTCTGTTGTTGCAGAAAACAAGGTATTAAAATTCTGAACCTGTTCTTCTGATAAAGGAGGGAAATATAATGACTCATAGAGAAACACGCTTCTGTTCTGTGGATGTGAGCCTGAGCGTACACTCAAAGCATGCATTTATTGTTCATTTATATCGGCCAGTCACATGGTAGCAGCTCACTGAGTAGACATGGTCCAGAcgacctgctggaggtcaaactgagcatcagaatggggaagagagGTGATTTTGACAGACAGGCTGCTCTGAGTATTTAAGAAAATGCTGATCTACGGGGATTTTCCCAAACAACCATCTCTAGcattcataaaaacaaatgccctgaaaaagagaaaacatctggtgagcagcagttctcaggGTGAAAAGGCTAGACTGCATTGAACTGATAGGAGGGTAACAGTACTCAATAAAATCATTAGAATCAAGCTGTGTGGAGTAGCATTTCTGAATACATAACAAGACAAATCCTGAAGCTACAGCAGCAGCTAAGAACATGAAACTGAGGTTAATTTTAACACAGGTTCATCAAAATTGGACAAAAGTTTGGAAAACTGTCACCTGGTGTCTCATAAGTTTTGATTTTTGCTAGTAGGGTCAGATTTTGGTGTAAATAACATGAAACCATGGATCCACCCTGCCTTGTATAAGCagctcaggctgctgctgctggtggtgtaatggtgtcaagggtattttcttggcacactttaggTCCCTTAGTACCAGCTGAGCATGGTTTAAATGCTACAGACTACTgatcatgtccatccctttatgatcaTAGCATATgtatcttctgatggctgcttccagctggataacacaccatgtcacaaagctcaaatcatctcaaactggtttcttgagcattaaaaaaaactgtctgtactcaaatgacctccagAGGCATCTCTGATATGTTACCAATGTTAACATATGGACCCATATCACAAAGAACAAAGAcagttctgaaagcaaaagGGATCCAAACCCAGTACAATGCTTGCCTACTAAAGTATATATAGTGtatattttcttctgcttttctttcttttctttttttactttttcacttttatgaATGATGCAAAACCAGAGTCGTGGGTTAAAGAAAAAGGTGCTCTGACCAAATAATGATCACAGAGATAGAAAACGCAAATAATTGTACAGTAAGGTCAGCTCCTCTagaaaaaaatccccaaaactaaaaactacgCACTCATACCTTTTCATTGTCAAATGAcagctttgtttttgcagcatgGGATTAACTGTCTCACATTCCTCTGTGATATTAGTCTGTTTTCCATGAACAAATCCTTTATATCGCTTCCACCCAGTAAGGCATGTCATCTGCTGTAAAGACGATGACATGAATGTCCGTTTGCACCTGGACACGAGAGATGTCACGCATGAGTGGCACAAGCAAAGGTCATTTGGTATCGCCTGTTTAGAGGAATTACACACAGTTTTAAAGACAAATGTGCTGACTGCGAATGTGTGACTCCACAGAACTCTCAATAGTAGTAGCTAAAAAGCTAAATAAATCACATATAAAGTGTATTTTAGAATGTGGAGggaataaaaaaatcacattttagcGCATTCACAGATTATTGAATTACTGAGTTACGTTATTTTACTGAGtcctatataaaaaaaaatatctgttttgtttttgtttttttgcgcAATGAAAATTCCGGTTTACCTACGCGCCTGTAGCAGATTTGTCCTCTCCGTCTCTCCGTAGCCGAGCAGGAACCAGTCGCGCGGGTTGCTGTGTGAATAACATTTCGCGGGAGATTAGCAAGCGGAGAGTGTGTCTGCTGTCAACACGGACGACTGTAACGTTTTACTGAATCCATAGCAGAATGAGTTTGTGGGTGGACAAATATCGTCCGTCGTCCCTCGGGAAACTGGACTTTCATAAAGAGCAGGCGGCGCAGCTCAAAAACCTGGTAAGAGAAATAAGCTCCTCCATGATGGCTGTTTATTCAGATTGGCGGTAGCGTCGTAAATAATGCTGCATGTGAGCAGGCATGATCGACAAGTTTAGCTTTGCAAGACAATTGTGGGGGGATTTACTGAGCTGGTTAAGAGGTTTTTGTGTACAGCTTGTAAAACAACCCCGTTCATACTATCGTGGACGTTACTAGCTATGTGCAACTTGTTCCACTTTGACACTATAATGGAGCCAGAACCTCACAGTATTGACCAAGAGGGAAAATAGATCCCTATATCTGATGGAGCAAATGCCATTTTAATAAGGCTTCACATCCGCTTAAAGATGATCTCATCCTCTCACACTTTCTGTatacacatcacacacaccatCCTTTCCTAGACAGAGTATTGTGCACACACAACTTGTGTTTTTGAAGTGCTTGTTCACATATGTTCATCGTTTAGGAGGTACTATTCAtactttttgtgtttcttattCCATTcatgtgaatgcttgaaaatgGTGTTTTCAAAAACATACAGTTTTGGTGAGAAAATTTAATCCACTGACGTCTTGGTCATGAGTGTAATGGTAATATTGAGCTTTTAATcattccatccatctatccatccatccaaactATTGTTCTTCCAAGTTGGAATGATTGCATGGTGCATATCTTTTATGACTTTAAAAATAATTGGTTGtaaaagtttgaatttattttagattttctctCATCTCTGaagagttcatttaaattggttgATTTCTAGCATGGACCCGGCTTTTAAGCATAGTCCACAAAAGGGTTCAGTTTAGCCAGGAGCTTTTAGTAGTTTAGCCTGCTTTTCCAAACCagctttggtttatttttaggaTGATTGTCCTGTTACAGCACCCAATTTTGTCCAAGTTTCAACCATCTAGATTTTGGATGTAGTCCCCCTTCTCCATTATTCCATCCACTCTGTGCAGTGTACCGCTACCACTGGCACATCTTCAATTACTGACTTTGGCATTTTACATTGTTCTGAGTATTGGTCAGTCCAatgagtgctgtcaaacaaatcctttctatgctggcaaagagaaactaccagTTGTAGTCGACTGTGATAACTAATGAGAAGTTAATAGGTCTGAAGTTAACCTTCAGCACcatcaataaaataaatttaaacttgttcacccaattcttgtttttttgggttgttgtcTTGTGTTTTGGTCATTTAAGATGTATACTGCACAACGTTTTTACGCTGGAGAAACAAAATCCCAAAATAACCATGACATGACCTTGATAATTCATGAGTTGACGTAAACTCCTGAACAAGAACAGCTAAGAAAAAGTAATATAAAAAGGTATATAATATACTGTAGATAATGAAAAGTAAAGTTTAATAACAGTTGTCACATTTTCTTTGCATGCAGAGCAGTGTTGCTCTCATTGGCAACATAACGCAATGTTGGTAATATTTAAAAGCAAAGATATAATGTCTGattctttagaaaaaaaaacttcaaacacaaggaaaaaagaaagaaaaactacaaattttgtgttaatgtttcaGGTTCAGGGTGGTGACTTCCCACACTTGTTGGTGTACGGTCCATCAGGTGCAGGCAAGAAGACTCGCATCATGTGTCTGCTGAGGGAGCTCTACGGTCCTGGGGTGGAAAAGCTTCGCATTGAGCACCAGACCATTGTGGTAAGAGGGAAAATAATTAAACAATCACTCTCCCCAAGCGAATAACTTCTGTAAAATACACCTTTTACATGCTGTATTTAGAGTCACATCTCTGATCAATCTTCAACTTTTTAGACTTACAACTTAAAGATTTAGTTGATTTCCCAGTTTGTGGTTTTTGTCTGCAGGCTCCCTCAAAGAAGAAAATTGAGATTAACACCATAGCCAGCAACTATCACTTGGAAGTAAATCCAAGGTGAGGAGATATTCTTACTTGATAGTTGCACTCCTGTATCTTTACTTTTTCCCTCCAGTACATGTGACAACTATAGTTGCTATAAAAGGCCTTTTTGCTTCAgctttaatgtttgtttattgtatttctgttctgtgctgtaCAGTGATGCGGGGAACCAGGACCGCGTGGTGATTCAAGAGCTGATCAAAACTGTGGCACAGTCTCAGCAAATCCAGTCGAGCACACAGAGAGACTTCAAAGGTAGAAGTGTGCTAATTTAGCCTGTAGTCAAATGTATGAAGACTTAACCGTTAAGAGTAAAAATGTAGACTTGCGGGATTATGTTTTATCTGTGAACTCATTTCACCTATTTACCATTTAGCTCTGTGAAGTCACAGCATCTACTTGTCACTTATTTAGCAATTGGCACccttatctttttctttttctcagtgGTGTTGCTAACAGAGGTGGACAGACTGACGAAGGATGCCCAGCACGCTTTGCGTCGGACGATGGAAAAGTACATGGCCACCTGCAGACTCATCCTCTGCTCCACCTCTACATCCAAAGTCATCGGGCCAATTAGGAGCCGTTGTCTGGCGATTAGAGTTCCTCTGCCGAGCACAGAAGAGGTGAGACGAATTTGGTGTCTTTTGGCGTGCTCTTACTAATCTACATTATTTGgaacttgtgtttttgttcattaAAGTAACTTTTTCTCTGCtgtattcttgttttttaaGGTTTGTAATGTTCTTACGTCCGTCTGTAAAAAGGAGGGTCTCGTCCTCCCGCCTGAGCTGGCCAAGCAAATCGGCGAGAAATCTGGTCGCAACCTCCGTAAAGCGCTTTTGATGTGCGAAGCCTGCCGAGTGCAGCAGTAAGTTGTGGCAAAACTTACTATTTTCTTTCTTATGTTGGAATTAAACCTAAACACATACTTATTTAGCATATCTTATTATTCACAGGTATCCATTCTCAGTGGACCAAGACGTCCCGGAGACAGACTGGGAGGTTTATCTTAGAGAAACGGCTAATGCCATCGTCAGCCAGCAGAGTCCTCAAAGGTACATGTGACAGAGATTTGGTTCTGTTAGAGATCAAACTTGTGGAGATACTTTGATGAAAATTCCCACCCGTGTTTGTTCCAGGTTGTTGGAGGTCCGAGCCAGACTGTATGAGCTCCTGACCCACTGCATCCCTCCTGAGATTATCATGAAGGTATCGTTTACTTCACGTTATCTCCTGTGAAAGTGCAGTTTGTGGTTGTCTTTAATGAAGAGGCTGTAAAAGTGTCCTTGTTCATTCCTCTAACAGTGTCTCGTGAAAGAGTTGCTTAATAACTGTGATGGGCAGCTGAAGACGGAGGTGGCTCACATTGCAGCCTACTATGAGCACAGACTACAGCTGGGGAGCAAAGCCATCTACCACCTGGAGGCGTTCACTGCCAAGTTCATGGCCATCTACAAGAAGTTCATGGAAGATGGTCTGGATGCGATGATGTTTTGACTTTAAGTGGACTTTAAATAGACCGATATTTTTCTGGTCAGGAGTTTAACAGCTGCGTTTCTTTGTTGCCTCCACAACTTTCACTGGACTTGAGACAGGCTTCTGTTCTTTTTAGGCATTGTGGTGATGCTGACACAGTTTACTCCACAATAAGTCTTACAGTTTCTGGCTTTATGCGTAGTTGCCCAAAACCCTCAGCGCTAAACGCTGTTAGTAAACTTTGATCTCTCTGTGTAGTCGTGTAAACTACTAATAGGGGTGGTGTGATGACCaccccgggggggggggggaattcaCATTGTActgaacaaaacaataaatTGCTTTGATTACAGATATTCTGATCTGTATGCTGTATGGATGTGACCAAATCTATAATGATTATCATAAACACTgagccttttttttaacctgaaatCGAGATATTGATGCATGGTACGTATGAGCAAAGGGGGATGTAACGCATCATATTTCAGGATGAGTCAGCCTGTAGTAAATGGATAACAAGATTGCCCAAACTAGGGTGAATACAATTACAGATGGGTGATACATTAATTCATGTATGCACAGCTCGCTGAAGGTCCCTCCACACCATTTCCATCAGGCCTCAGTGTGGACTTTGGGTCATTGGagcactttattttcttttttcagcctCTCTGTTGTAAATTTGTTGCTGTGTTTGGGATCGTTGTCCTATTGCTTGTCCTAATTTCACCAGAATACTTTGGCATACAGAGGAGTTTGTGGCCACTTCacggtcctgtggctgcaaaacgaGCCCAGATCATCAGCCCTCCActagttggtatgaggtgtttgagCTGATATGCTAATTGGCTTTTGTTAAAAGTAATGCTGTGCAGCATGACCAAcatctgcatttttgtttttcctgtcgAAAGAaaattgttccagaagtcttgtggtttgttcagatgcatctgagctgtgctgccatgttcctTTTagagaggctttctcctggcagTCCTTCCAAAGACGCTGCATGTGTTCAgcctttttttaattgtattgtCATGAATTCTAACATTTAACCTGCTAACTGAGGACTATGAGTCTGAGCTGTAGGCCACTCCTGGGAAAACTGTACACGTGTAAACGCACAGCTTAGTGCTCCAGAGCAGCAAACTCaaaatttctgcttttatagaggagTTACTCTTGCAACCTACTTTATTCCTGTGGAAGTGCACTTAGAGTGTAGTGTGTACTTGGTTTTTCACAGGCCTGCATAgactcctgtgaaaactttctttttcacagctgTACGTACTGTATGTAAAGGCAGCTGGAACAAGGGCGTAATGCAACATGTTTCCAGGGTGAGCCAAAGCATGTGTGCTGCAGGTATGTAATTATATAACTGTGGGCTCTAACCACATTACTTcaggacacacaaacagagattCACTTGCACTAACAAAAATGGCCAAACTAAtgcaaataatacaaaaaagctGAATTATAGAGCTTAATTTACACTTTTTGTTAAGTGTccaaataaataattacatgTCTTTTAAAAGCTCACTGTCCTGTAATCTTTCTTGTTAAACTCAAAGTAACTTAGAGGTGGAATGAATGCGGTTTGTGTCCTGCGAATCAAAATTAATTTTGTGACTGTCAGACCTTTGATCCCAACTCTAACATGTCTGCGCAGCTTCATTTGTGATTCTCTTTCAGCCACTTCTTAGTTCTTGTAGCATTTGcttaattttgtttatttagtaCTCGTCTTGGAGAAAGAATGTGTCACCCTGGACAGACCATTATTTGTGAACTTGTTAATCCTCTGCACTCTCTCCatacaatgaaaacaaataGACGTATTGGAGACGTAAGGTTATCTAAAATAGAGATGTTTTATTAACACCAGCATTACTTAGTGACATATAAAGCCTAAAATGTGAGGCTGATTGCAGCATGTCTTAAATCAAACCTCCTTTAGCATCAAATCCAAACTATTACAGTCTGAACAGACTGCACTGCTGCAAGCACACTTTTGGTCGAAGCAGCTCCTGCCATCAGTAACATTCCTTGTGTCTCTTGGCTGTATAGTAAATAATGAGGCCCAGGGTGATCAGCACCCCTGAACCTACCAGAATCAAGAAGCCCATCACAGGACTCTTGCCCAGGACGTGGCAGCTACGGCAGGGCGGTGCCACACTGGGACACAGCTGTGGCTCTGCTCCTTGAATCGGGAAGCCGTTATGCTCGATGATGTTGCGATAGTTGGAAAGAGAGGCTTTGACAATGACTTCCTCGTGGACTTGGCCATACAAGCCGAACCCCGGGTCTCTCTGATCGTTCAGGGCATAGGCAAAGTAACCCTTCAGGTTTACACCATCCAGAGTGTATGCTGTGGAGGACAGAGGAGGAAAGGCAGCATGTTGGATATTGAGTCTTCTTTTGGTTGCTTcctttaggggtcaccacaaCAGATCATCTGACTCTATCTCAAACTCTTACAAGCCTCCATAAATCTTGTGACAGGAGAAAAGAATAAACTTAGTCAATCTCTGACCTAATCCCACCCCCACCTTAAACCTGTCTGTCTCGCTGTCCTCATACATGTCCTTCACCTACCTCACACACTTCTCTGCTGCTCCTGACTTTCTTGTGGAGTACCACAGTTCCTCTCTTGGCACCCTATCCAAGAGAGGAACCTCAGCACCTTAGCTGTACTTTCCCAGTCATCTTTCTCTACCACCCAGTCTTCTGCAACCTCAGATATTCAGTatgaataaaagtaaataaaacattaatgcCCTATACAGCCAACAACACATAAATACTACAGTTATTCTATAATTCATTAACTCAAACATATGCAGCTAGATATTGCTCTACATTTGCGCTTCAGGAGCTTAATAAAAATTGCTCTAACCTGTGTATATAAACTACTTTGAAAAAGACCAAATAAGCATAGATGCTGTCGCCGTATTAAGAATAAGTTACCTACAAATGCTCTCCTTAC of the Maylandia zebra isolate NMK-2024a linkage group LG10, Mzebra_GT3a, whole genome shotgun sequence genome contains:
- the rfc3 gene encoding replication factor C subunit 3 is translated as MSLWVDKYRPSSLGKLDFHKEQAAQLKNLVQGGDFPHLLVYGPSGAGKKTRIMCLLRELYGPGVEKLRIEHQTIVAPSKKKIEINTIASNYHLEVNPSDAGNQDRVVIQELIKTVAQSQQIQSSTQRDFKVVLLTEVDRLTKDAQHALRRTMEKYMATCRLILCSTSTSKVIGPIRSRCLAIRVPLPSTEEVCNVLTSVCKKEGLVLPPELAKQIGEKSGRNLRKALLMCEACRVQQYPFSVDQDVPETDWEVYLRETANAIVSQQSPQRLLEVRARLYELLTHCIPPEIIMKCLVKELLNNCDGQLKTEVAHIAAYYEHRLQLGSKAIYHLEAFTAKFMAIYKKFMEDGLDAMMF